From uncultured Desulfobacter sp., the proteins below share one genomic window:
- a CDS encoding class I SAM-dependent methyltransferase, with translation MINPKPYLDYVYDFEGRTFRNQFEEMYRECECPWPHQTESDNIQYKFVLECLRKSESLNILDLGCGLGYFSDMLRSLGKVTAVDISQTCINKAKNTFPNVRFNVADISAPLPLSSSDFDAVACLGVLWFVLPKIHQVLDEIYRILKPGGEAIFGLNIPENPIGKEVIETPQDFFDIVRSHFYIENLFSYYHLEGTTQLKDGDIAYYIHASRPRTTPGATTI, from the coding sequence ATGATTAATCCCAAACCATATCTTGATTATGTCTATGACTTTGAAGGTAGAACATTTCGTAACCAATTCGAAGAAATGTACCGTGAATGTGAATGCCCTTGGCCCCATCAAACCGAGTCAGACAACATTCAGTATAAATTTGTGTTGGAATGCCTTCGCAAATCTGAATCTTTAAATATTTTGGATTTGGGATGCGGTTTGGGGTATTTCAGCGACATGTTACGCTCCTTGGGTAAGGTGACTGCTGTTGACATTTCGCAGACTTGCATCAATAAGGCCAAGAACACATTTCCCAATGTTCGCTTCAATGTGGCCGATATCTCAGCCCCTCTGCCGCTATCCAGTTCTGACTTTGACGCAGTAGCGTGCCTTGGTGTTCTCTGGTTTGTCCTGCCGAAAATCCATCAGGTTCTCGATGAAATTTACAGAATTTTGAAACCAGGCGGAGAGGCGATCTTCGGCCTAAATATTCCTGAAAATCCCATCGGGAAAGAGGTGATTGAAACTCCCCAGGATTTTTTTGACATCGTACGGAGTCACTTTTATATTGAAAATCTTTTTTCGTATTATCACTTAGAGGGGACCACTCAGTTAAAAGACGGAGACATCGCCTACTATATACATGCTTCCCGCCCCCGTACAACACCTGGAGCCACAACCATTTAA
- a CDS encoding N-acetylneuraminate synthase family protein, which yields MIKPIQIGKHIIGNGRTFIIAELGYNFNTLDEAFSSIDALAQTGADAIKFQTFRAETITSQKTFFPSQAGSANQFEEFKQYELSQEQHVALFKRAMENGLLPFSTPSYFDDVDLLEELGVHVYKIGSDDLTNLPFLDYVARKGKPMIISTGMSYIGEVDAAVRTIHETGNKHLVVLHCTSNYPLTDYANTNLRAVLSMRDVFKVLVGYSDHSQEDFTSLAAVSLGACVIEKHFTLSRDIPAPDCAFSYQPNDMARLVKTIRNLEAALGDGLKKPAPSEKEMRQETRKSVIAKRDIEIGEAIGEKDFIVKRPGTGISPALSHIVPGRKARQRIEADTPITWAHL from the coding sequence GTGATAAAACCCATACAGATAGGAAAACATATTATCGGAAATGGCCGTACGTTCATCATTGCCGAACTCGGGTACAATTTCAACACGTTGGACGAAGCGTTTAGTTCCATTGATGCATTAGCACAAACCGGTGCAGACGCAATTAAATTCCAAACCTTCAGGGCTGAAACAATCACATCCCAAAAAACATTTTTCCCCAGCCAAGCTGGCTCAGCCAATCAGTTCGAAGAATTCAAACAATACGAGCTATCCCAAGAGCAGCATGTGGCGCTCTTTAAACGAGCAATGGAAAATGGACTCCTCCCATTCTCCACACCAAGTTACTTTGACGATGTAGATCTTCTGGAAGAATTGGGCGTTCATGTTTATAAAATCGGCTCCGATGATCTGACAAATTTGCCCTTCCTTGATTATGTCGCACGCAAAGGGAAGCCAATGATCATTTCTACCGGTATGAGCTATATAGGAGAAGTGGATGCGGCAGTGCGGACCATCCACGAAACAGGCAACAAACACCTTGTCGTGTTACATTGTACTTCCAACTACCCCCTAACGGATTACGCCAATACCAATCTACGTGCAGTACTATCAATGCGTGACGTATTTAAAGTACTGGTGGGGTACTCTGATCACTCCCAAGAGGATTTCACATCCTTGGCAGCTGTAAGCCTCGGAGCATGTGTAATCGAGAAGCATTTCACCCTGTCGCGCGATATTCCTGCCCCGGATTGTGCCTTCTCATACCAACCGAATGATATGGCACGTTTAGTGAAAACCATCCGTAACCTGGAAGCCGCACTTGGCGATGGATTGAAAAAACCGGCACCCAGTGAAAAAGAAATGCGGCAAGAGACCAGAAAATCCGTGATTGCAAAACGCGATATCGAAATCGGCGAAGCCATCGGTGAAAAAGATTTTATTGTTAAACGCCCCGGAACCGGGATCTCACCAGCCTTGAGCCATATTGTTCCAGGCCGAAAGGCTCGACAGAGAATTGAGGCAGACACCCCTATCACTTGGGCGCATTTGTGA
- a CDS encoding pyruvate dehydrogenase complex E1 component subunit beta — protein MPWTKLVADAKQFDMSADFKKKRTLSYREAVLEAQCQAMTADANVFVMGEGVDDTNGSFGTTIGLQERFGSNRVLDLPLAENTCMGMAIGAALTGMRPVLVHLRVDFTLLAMDQIVNHAAKWHYMFDGRQCVPVVVRCIIGRGWGSAAQHSQSLQGLFQHVPGLKVVMPATAYDAKGLLLASIADNSPVIFLEHRWLYDSKEHVPENIYTVPIGQSAVPREGTDITIAAVSLMVHEALAAAKELASDGIEAEVLDMRCVKPMDRDALARSLNKTGRLIVADTGNILGGWTAEVAAFVAEELLHDLKAPLVRIGLPDIPTPASAVLETQFYPGKNDIVHTVKRILNA, from the coding sequence ATGCCTTGGACGAAACTCGTGGCTGATGCCAAACAATTTGACATGTCAGCCGATTTCAAAAAAAAACGGACATTAAGTTACCGTGAGGCTGTTCTGGAAGCCCAGTGTCAGGCCATGACTGCGGATGCGAATGTTTTTGTCATGGGAGAGGGCGTCGATGATACCAACGGTTCTTTTGGCACAACAATAGGCTTACAGGAACGTTTTGGAAGCAATCGGGTTCTTGACCTTCCGCTGGCGGAAAATACGTGCATGGGAATGGCCATTGGTGCCGCCCTGACAGGTATGCGCCCTGTCTTGGTGCACTTACGAGTAGACTTTACCCTTCTGGCCATGGACCAGATCGTTAACCACGCAGCAAAATGGCATTACATGTTCGACGGCAGACAATGCGTTCCCGTAGTTGTTCGCTGTATCATTGGCCGTGGTTGGGGATCGGCAGCCCAGCACTCCCAGAGTCTTCAGGGGCTGTTCCAGCATGTTCCAGGTCTGAAGGTGGTCATGCCTGCCACTGCATATGACGCCAAGGGACTCCTCTTAGCGTCTATTGCGGACAACAGTCCGGTTATATTTCTTGAACATCGCTGGTTATACGACTCAAAGGAACATGTTCCTGAAAATATTTATACAGTCCCCATTGGCCAATCTGCAGTGCCCAGAGAAGGAACAGACATTACTATTGCAGCTGTCTCTCTTATGGTGCATGAGGCTCTCGCCGCAGCCAAGGAACTCGCATCTGACGGCATTGAGGCCGAAGTACTGGATATGCGCTGTGTGAAACCAATGGATCGGGACGCCCTGGCCAGATCGTTAAATAAAACCGGAAGATTAATCGTGGCTGACACGGGCAATATCCTCGGCGGCTGGACAGCCGAAGTGGCGGCCTTTGTCGCAGAAGAACTGCTTCATGATCTCAAAGCCCCTTTAGTCCGTATTGGACTGCCCGACATCCCAACACCGGCAAGTGCTGTATTGGAAACCCAATTTTATCCAGGCAAAAACGACATTGTCCATACAGTCAAACGAATTCTAAACGCTTAA
- a CDS encoding radical SAM protein encodes MKFLSIIQDSWSLKFNNNRALLPLNGYTCLEGILKRLGRIQEIDDVVLITSQLVKDDKLAEFANSIGLSVFRGDERDVLSRTLLPIEALNPEYVIKVSGNNPLIDSNHIQKMIRHIEGSSFDMATNECRGSIIRGLGAEVIRAKTLKEIDTERLTPFQREFHTQFIKQNPERFKIFESRSPLSRTEYSLSLDIRRDYLLIKEIVALLGGNADEAAIVSLLDANPHLVEINARPPSQEVCADKLMLFPDKLKKFHAIVKKNISHDISYPINVELSLTDRCQLHCIWCSDRELRRKEAATIDTSVVMRLADDLRTHGTKGVVIEGGGEPTLHPDFNRIVRHLAGIGLSLGLITNGLLPLPPEIISCFEWIRVSLDACNEKEFRALKGSDGFGQVISNIQTMVSHCPVVGVGYVLTNQNHDALENLIFLLQKINVSYLQIRPVVDHPNLTLRKNISYLRDFTYHSFPILLNALSENASSGNGGLPCYTHSLTTVISSSGNVFICGRLNIHNWLKPLGNIAEIPFFKIWNGPERKKQAQQILDASFCKANCPQCRMAKFNLLIDKQINIKTKNFI; translated from the coding sequence ATGAAATTTCTTTCCATCATTCAGGACTCATGGTCCCTCAAGTTTAACAATAACCGTGCATTATTGCCCCTGAACGGGTACACATGTCTTGAGGGAATCCTTAAAAGATTGGGCAGAATTCAGGAGATTGACGATGTCGTTTTGATAACGTCACAATTGGTTAAAGATGACAAATTGGCCGAATTTGCCAATTCAATAGGTCTTAGCGTTTTTAGAGGGGATGAAAGGGATGTGTTGTCTAGAACTTTACTTCCTATAGAAGCCCTCAACCCCGAATATGTAATCAAGGTGTCAGGTAATAATCCTCTCATTGATTCAAACCATATTCAAAAAATGATCAGGCATATTGAAGGCTCTTCATTCGATATGGCCACGAACGAATGCAGAGGGAGTATCATCCGTGGCCTTGGTGCGGAAGTCATCAGAGCAAAAACACTTAAAGAGATTGATACTGAGCGTTTAACACCTTTCCAAAGGGAATTTCATACCCAATTCATCAAACAAAATCCTGAGAGATTCAAAATATTTGAATCTCGGTCTCCGTTGAGCAGAACAGAATATTCTTTATCTTTGGACATTCGGCGTGACTACCTATTAATAAAGGAAATCGTAGCTCTTTTGGGAGGAAATGCAGATGAAGCAGCTATTGTTTCCCTGCTGGACGCCAACCCGCATCTTGTGGAGATCAATGCGCGACCTCCTTCACAGGAAGTCTGTGCTGACAAGCTCATGCTTTTCCCAGATAAGCTTAAAAAATTTCATGCCATCGTGAAAAAAAATATATCACATGATATAAGTTACCCGATCAACGTGGAACTTTCCCTAACTGACCGTTGCCAATTGCATTGTATTTGGTGTTCCGACCGAGAACTGAGGCGCAAGGAAGCTGCAACCATAGACACTAGTGTCGTGATGAGGCTTGCTGACGACCTAAGAACACACGGAACGAAGGGAGTCGTCATTGAGGGTGGCGGTGAACCCACCCTGCATCCTGATTTCAACCGTATCGTCAGACACCTTGCCGGGATAGGGCTTAGTTTAGGGCTTATAACGAATGGTTTGCTGCCACTACCTCCGGAAATCATTTCTTGCTTCGAGTGGATTCGAGTCAGCTTAGACGCGTGTAATGAAAAGGAGTTCAGGGCTTTAAAAGGGAGTGACGGTTTTGGGCAAGTTATCTCTAATATTCAGACAATGGTTTCCCACTGTCCTGTTGTTGGCGTTGGTTATGTACTCACTAACCAGAACCATGATGCCCTTGAAAACCTCATTTTCCTGCTCCAAAAAATTAACGTTAGTTACCTTCAAATCAGACCCGTGGTAGATCATCCGAACCTGACTCTGCGCAAGAATATTTCCTACCTGCGTGATTTTACATATCACTCATTCCCAATCCTTCTCAATGCACTGTCAGAGAATGCCAGTTCCGGCAACGGTGGCCTGCCATGCTACACACACAGCCTGACCACTGTAATAAGCTCTTCAGGCAACGTGTTTATTTGCGGGAGATTAAACATCCACAACTGGCTAAAACCGCTCGGAAATATAGCCGAAATCCCCTTTTTTAAAATATGGAACGGTCCAGAGCGTAAAAAGCAAGCACAACAAATACTTGATGCCTCCTTTTGCAAAGCAAACTGTCCCCAGTGCCGTATGGCCAAGTTTAATCTCTTAATAGACAAGCAGATAAATATTAAAACCAAAAATTTTATCTAA
- a CDS encoding radical SAM protein: MRWPLLLDLELTNACNLNCLQCWRHDMHRNITQLDLKIVRKIFRDASRSVRGIRFIGHGENLLHPDFFILALEAKKLGFLVHLTTNGLLLTPKRIRQLLELELDSIVFSFQGTDKEGYEEMRRNKGYDRLCNIIQELVQQRGKSPLPYVVVNTTTLDETDEQIEAFRQRWIPIVDEVGHWFTTLERLEHLEHVQNLLPRQRIRQAMVGRVRCIEIHTKLSINSDGQACLCCNDYNGELAVGSVYEQGIEQLWNSERAQALRKMIDKDYRSVPFCQKCSNKFNRMDHGND, encoded by the coding sequence ATGCGCTGGCCCCTGTTACTTGACCTGGAACTGACAAACGCCTGCAATTTAAATTGTTTGCAATGTTGGCGTCACGATATGCACCGCAACATTACGCAACTGGATCTGAAGATTGTACGAAAAATATTTAGGGATGCTTCTCGCTCTGTGCGCGGGATTCGTTTCATCGGTCACGGTGAAAATTTGCTTCACCCTGACTTTTTTATATTAGCTCTGGAGGCCAAAAAACTGGGATTTCTCGTACATTTGACTACAAATGGATTGCTGCTAACCCCCAAACGCATACGTCAGCTTTTGGAGTTGGAACTTGACAGCATCGTCTTTTCCTTTCAAGGCACTGATAAAGAGGGATATGAAGAAATGCGCCGTAACAAAGGATATGACAGGCTTTGCAACATTATACAAGAACTGGTTCAACAACGGGGAAAAAGTCCATTGCCCTATGTGGTGGTCAACACAACTACATTAGACGAAACTGACGAACAGATAGAAGCGTTCCGCCAACGCTGGATTCCAATCGTTGATGAGGTGGGTCATTGGTTCACAACCTTAGAACGGCTGGAACATCTGGAACATGTCCAAAACTTACTGCCCCGGCAGCGCATTCGGCAAGCCATGGTAGGTCGTGTTCGCTGCATTGAAATACACACCAAGCTCTCTATTAATTCGGACGGACAGGCCTGTCTGTGCTGTAACGATTACAATGGAGAACTTGCGGTGGGCAGCGTCTATGAACAAGGGATAGAACAACTATGGAACTCTGAACGTGCGCAAGCACTTCGGAAAATGATTGACAAAGACTATCGCAGTGTGCCGTTTTGTCAAAAGTGCTCCAATAAATTTAACCGAATGGATCATGGCAATGATTAA
- a CDS encoding acylneuraminate cytidylyltransferase family protein — MTQKKPNVLSIVPVRGGSKGLPGKNLLPIAGRPLVLHTYDFARNASLVDRSVVSTDDEAIAKAVLDDGGDVVLRPAKLAQDDSRVETALVHTLTTCEERDGIRYDVVLYMEATIPVRHKDMPDKVLTTLFEHPEATSVITMIKAPIHPFWMVQIGEDGYLDHYKENECSRRQLLPEDCFYPDGSVYALRRNELFNCLKNPKVYNYMGDRPLGIEQDTIHSFDVDYKLDYDVAKYVVENLWKDN, encoded by the coding sequence ATGACTCAGAAAAAACCTAATGTTTTATCCATAGTACCTGTTCGCGGTGGCAGCAAAGGCCTGCCTGGAAAAAATTTGCTGCCGATTGCGGGCCGACCTCTGGTTTTGCACACCTACGACTTCGCTCGAAACGCCTCTCTGGTAGACCGTAGCGTCGTTTCCACTGATGATGAAGCAATTGCAAAAGCGGTATTAGACGACGGTGGCGACGTGGTTTTGCGCCCTGCGAAGCTGGCACAAGACGACTCCCGTGTGGAAACCGCACTGGTTCATACCTTAACCACATGTGAAGAACGAGACGGGATACGTTATGACGTGGTGCTTTACATGGAAGCCACCATACCTGTGCGGCACAAAGACATGCCGGATAAAGTGCTAACAACATTGTTTGAACATCCGGAGGCCACAAGCGTTATTACCATGATCAAGGCCCCCATACATCCTTTCTGGATGGTTCAGATCGGGGAGGACGGCTATCTCGACCATTACAAAGAAAACGAATGCTCCCGTCGTCAACTTCTGCCAGAAGATTGCTTTTATCCTGACGGCAGCGTTTATGCTTTAAGACGCAACGAACTATTCAACTGCCTGAAAAATCCAAAGGTATACAATTACATGGGAGATCGCCCGCTTGGTATTGAGCAGGATACTATCCATTCCTTTGACGTTGACTACAAACTTGACTACGATGTGGCGAAATACGTCGTGGAAAATCTATGGAAGGATAATTAA
- a CDS encoding class I SAM-dependent methyltransferase — protein sequence MLDDIKGAQLKSCLQEKSRIERFIPSGRILDVGCGNGKFLRVLGDAWKKYGCDVAPAAVQFVRQNRLFNVRLGLLEELDYPKQFFDVVYFRASLHHTENPRKTLEVAHRLVKPSGIVAISMSNNAAGPCGRVFKGKTRSFDYGHTHFFTPATLRKLLRLCGLQEIYTYYPYFGTGYENFADLGKFVRQTFRLILGRDSDLVSPPFYGNYVSMFATPIHQ from the coding sequence TTGCTGGATGATATAAAAGGTGCACAGCTAAAAAGTTGTTTACAGGAAAAATCCAGAATAGAGCGCTTTATTCCTTCAGGCCGTATTCTGGACGTGGGTTGTGGTAACGGCAAATTTCTACGCGTATTAGGAGATGCGTGGAAAAAGTATGGTTGTGACGTGGCACCGGCAGCGGTGCAATTTGTGCGGCAAAATCGACTATTCAACGTCCGCCTGGGCCTGCTGGAGGAATTGGATTACCCAAAGCAATTTTTCGACGTTGTTTATTTTCGGGCATCCTTGCACCATACTGAAAATCCCCGGAAAACCTTGGAGGTTGCACACCGATTGGTTAAACCCTCTGGCATTGTGGCTATAAGTATGAGTAACAACGCAGCAGGACCCTGCGGTCGTGTTTTTAAAGGTAAAACCAGATCATTTGATTATGGACACACCCATTTCTTCACGCCAGCCACCCTACGTAAACTGCTCAGGCTGTGTGGTTTACAGGAAATATATACCTATTACCCATATTTCGGTACAGGCTATGAAAATTTTGCGGACTTGGGGAAATTCGTGCGCCAAACGTTCCGCTTAATACTTGGCCGGGATTCTGACCTTGTCTCTCCTCCATTTTACGGCAATTATGTCTCCATGTTCGCTACACCCATACATCAATAA
- a CDS encoding NTP transferase domain-containing protein — MRTAAIVQARMGSKRLPGKVLRTITGKTILEHITDRLRRVVGLDEVIFATAPGQANRAIIEEAQRLGVLWSVGNEQDCLQRFKIAVKQHDIDHFVRVTADNPLICPDNITDMLAIHLEHGAEFTYTLHMPEGCGLGMVVMSREALFRADAEAVDPYHREYIDEYPLSFPEKFRTSILQAPASLRRPYRLTVDEPDDLRMMTHIYEALYDKNGYIPLEAALIWLDAHPQIAAINSHVVQET; from the coding sequence ATGCGTACGGCCGCTATTGTACAGGCGAGGATGGGATCAAAGCGTCTTCCCGGCAAAGTGTTGCGCACCATTACGGGAAAAACGATCTTGGAACATATTACAGATCGACTAAGACGCGTCGTCGGACTCGACGAGGTGATCTTTGCAACTGCGCCAGGACAAGCCAACCGGGCTATTATTGAAGAAGCTCAGCGCCTGGGTGTTTTATGGAGCGTAGGAAATGAACAGGATTGCCTCCAACGTTTTAAAATTGCCGTCAAACAACACGATATAGATCATTTTGTACGTGTAACGGCAGATAATCCTCTGATTTGTCCGGACAATATTACGGATATGCTTGCTATCCATCTGGAGCATGGTGCGGAGTTTACTTATACGCTGCATATGCCTGAAGGATGCGGATTAGGTATGGTTGTCATGAGCCGAGAGGCATTATTTCGGGCCGATGCGGAGGCCGTAGACCCCTATCACCGAGAATACATAGACGAGTATCCCCTATCATTCCCCGAAAAATTCCGTACAAGCATACTGCAAGCACCGGCCAGCCTGCGCCGGCCTTACCGGCTGACGGTAGATGAACCGGACGACCTTCGAATGATGACACATATCTATGAAGCGCTGTATGATAAAAACGGCTACATTCCTTTGGAAGCCGCATTGATCTGGCTGGATGCACATCCGCAAATTGCAGCCATCAACAGTCATGTAGTGCAGGAAACCTAA
- a CDS encoding radical SAM protein, whose amino-acid sequence MNLIIEPSSLCNLECIMCSDRFSPRPRGNMDEGLFVSIVRQARELCIPSIKFSYAGEPLMHPHFFEMLEYLCSNTNSDISFLTNGTFLTPENSRRAVDFGVAEIIVSVDGLSKKVYETIRRKASYDRVIGNIEALLTYKRKLGKKLPLIRIQFTRQRDNAHETEAFVSYWKPRVDIVTINEYARPVDCDNNCEDYSADKLYSDRFAETYTENPCSQLWQRLAILWNGDVVPCNGEYVIGNINYSTIAQIWQSEKLKQLRLFHKQGFVSKDPHCKVCGYRNLA is encoded by the coding sequence ATGAATTTAATCATAGAACCCAGCAGTCTTTGCAACCTTGAATGCATCATGTGTTCAGACAGATTCAGCCCCCGCCCTCGAGGAAATATGGATGAAGGTTTGTTCGTATCCATCGTGCGCCAAGCGCGTGAGCTATGCATCCCCAGCATCAAATTCAGTTATGCCGGGGAACCCCTTATGCATCCCCATTTTTTTGAAATGCTCGAATATCTCTGCTCAAATACCAATTCAGATATTTCATTTTTAACCAACGGTACTTTTCTTACACCGGAGAACTCTCGTAGAGCCGTTGATTTCGGCGTTGCGGAAATCATTGTTTCTGTAGATGGTTTGAGCAAAAAGGTATATGAAACCATCCGCCGAAAAGCTTCATATGACCGTGTAATAGGGAACATAGAGGCATTATTGACTTACAAACGCAAACTTGGTAAAAAACTTCCCTTGATCCGTATTCAGTTCACTCGACAACGCGACAATGCTCACGAAACCGAAGCATTTGTTTCCTATTGGAAACCACGGGTAGACATCGTCACTATCAACGAATATGCAAGGCCTGTGGATTGTGACAACAATTGCGAAGACTACTCAGCCGACAAACTGTATTCGGATCGATTTGCGGAAACATACACTGAGAATCCATGTTCACAGCTATGGCAACGCCTGGCTATCCTTTGGAACGGAGACGTAGTACCTTGCAACGGTGAATACGTTATCGGCAACATCAACTACAGTACTATCGCTCAAATTTGGCAAAGTGAAAAATTGAAACAGTTGCGGCTTTTTCATAAACAAGGTTTCGTCTCAAAGGATCCGCACTGCAAAGTGTGTGGTTATAGAAATCTCGCATAA
- a CDS encoding thiamine pyrophosphate-dependent dehydrogenase E1 component subunit alpha yields MNLRETVTMNSKFNQTDLKSLLYKMLLIRRFEERIVQLYPKQEMKTPVHLYIGQEAVAAGVCHALDTRDHVFSTHRSHGHYLAKGGSVKHLAAELYGRKTGCSSGKGGSMHIIDLSCGVSGTTAIVGGGIPLATGAALASSIRNDGKVSVSFFGDGAADEGTFFESMGFAALKKLPIIFVIENNFFATSSPLSSRRSHNELYKLGESHGIPSVRVAGNDVTTVLEAARLAVKRARKGLGPSLIEAVTYRWKGHVGIEDTKDLPSSIHREMQQCPIALFQECVLKHLSYGPTLMKEVEGKVFQEVGAAFNFAKSSPAPDIETTYTNVW; encoded by the coding sequence ATGAACCTGCGAGAAACTGTAACCATGAATTCAAAATTCAATCAAACAGACCTTAAGAGCTTATTATACAAAATGCTGCTCATTCGCCGCTTTGAAGAGCGAATCGTCCAACTATACCCTAAGCAGGAAATGAAAACGCCTGTGCACTTGTATATCGGTCAAGAAGCTGTGGCTGCAGGCGTCTGCCATGCTCTGGACACACGGGATCATGTGTTCAGTACCCATCGCAGCCATGGACACTACCTGGCCAAGGGAGGAAGTGTGAAACACCTTGCCGCAGAACTTTATGGTCGCAAGACCGGATGCTCTTCGGGCAAAGGTGGATCCATGCACATTATTGATCTGTCCTGCGGGGTTTCCGGAACCACGGCCATCGTGGGAGGAGGAATTCCCCTTGCAACCGGTGCGGCACTTGCGTCAAGCATACGAAATGACGGCAAGGTTTCGGTCTCCTTTTTCGGTGACGGCGCAGCTGACGAGGGAACATTTTTTGAAAGCATGGGCTTTGCAGCGCTCAAGAAATTGCCAATTATATTTGTCATCGAAAACAATTTTTTTGCAACCAGCTCCCCGCTCTCCAGCAGAAGATCCCATAATGAACTTTATAAATTGGGTGAATCCCATGGTATACCGTCCGTCCGGGTGGCCGGTAATGACGTGACAACCGTGCTTGAAGCAGCAAGGCTTGCAGTAAAAAGGGCACGCAAAGGACTTGGGCCCTCCCTGATAGAAGCTGTCACATACCGTTGGAAAGGCCATGTAGGTATTGAAGACACAAAAGACCTCCCCTCCTCCATCCATCGGGAAATGCAGCAATGCCCCATAGCACTTTTTCAAGAGTGTGTTTTAAAGCATCTATCGTATGGCCCAACACTGATGAAGGAAGTAGAAGGAAAAGTCTTTCAAGAAGTTGGCGCGGCTTTTAATTTTGCAAAATCAAGCCCGGCCCCTGATATCGAAACAACATATACGAACGTATGGTGA
- a CDS encoding radical SAM protein, with product MQNIILDGHKLAWHKDRVDALLRGERVAPITIDCALTRKCSYNCIYCYSQLQDNPEKPMTREVILGFLQDAAEIGVKAISFVSDGESTCSPYLYEAILQGKANGLDMALGTNGYLLKEDRLGDILPALTYLRFNISAGEPLRYTHIHGCSEKCFHKVIKTIRKAVRIKQANNLNVTIGLQMVLMPDFSDQIIPLARLGRDLQVDYLVIKHCSDDEEGRIGVDYTGYAALEPLLHKAEAFSTESYLVQAKWSKIRSCGKRSYAQCYGPPLILQMSGSGLVAPCGMLFNERYKKYHIGNIVDTPFKELWQSKRYWDVMNLIASEAFNAQHMCGSLCLQHKVNECLWDLRCKGGHIETPEIPPMHVNFI from the coding sequence ATGCAGAACATCATTCTCGACGGACACAAATTAGCCTGGCACAAGGATCGGGTAGATGCACTTTTAAGGGGAGAGCGAGTGGCACCAATCACCATAGATTGTGCATTGACACGTAAATGTTCCTACAATTGCATTTATTGTTATAGCCAATTGCAGGATAATCCGGAAAAGCCAATGACCCGAGAGGTTATCCTTGGTTTCCTCCAGGATGCAGCTGAAATCGGAGTAAAGGCAATTAGCTTTGTAAGTGACGGTGAAAGCACCTGTAGCCCCTACCTCTACGAAGCCATTTTGCAGGGAAAAGCCAATGGTCTTGATATGGCCTTAGGTACCAATGGTTATCTGCTCAAGGAAGATCGTCTGGGAGATATCCTGCCGGCCCTGACTTATTTACGCTTTAATATCTCTGCCGGGGAACCTTTGCGCTACACCCATATTCACGGCTGTTCTGAAAAATGTTTCCACAAGGTAATAAAGACCATTCGCAAAGCCGTTCGCATCAAACAGGCCAACAACCTGAATGTAACCATCGGCTTGCAGATGGTTCTCATGCCTGACTTTTCGGATCAAATCATCCCCCTTGCCCGCCTGGGTCGAGATCTTCAAGTTGACTATCTGGTCATCAAACATTGCAGCGACGACGAGGAAGGCCGAATAGGCGTAGATTATACAGGATACGCAGCGCTTGAACCCCTGCTTCATAAGGCCGAGGCGTTTTCCACGGAGAGCTATCTTGTTCAAGCCAAATGGTCAAAAATTAGAAGCTGCGGAAAGCGTTCCTATGCACAATGCTACGGCCCTCCGCTGATACTACAGATGTCCGGATCCGGTTTAGTGGCACCCTGTGGAATGTTGTTCAACGAACGGTATAAAAAATATCACATAGGTAATATCGTAGATACACCGTTCAAGGAACTGTGGCAGAGCAAACGTTATTGGGATGTCATGAATCTGATCGCATCTGAAGCATTTAATGCACAGCACATGTGTGGTTCCCTGTGTCTCCAGCATAAGGTTAATGAATGCTTGTGGGACCTTCGGTGCAAGGGCGGACATATAGAAACACCAGAGATCCCTCCAATGCACGTTAACTTCATATAA